From one Nocardioides scoriae genomic stretch:
- a CDS encoding aldo/keto reductase has protein sequence MTPSEMTYRPLGASGLVVSAVGIGCNAFSRRVDQDGVSAILDAAQDTGVTLLDTADVYGAEPGASESMLGEALQGRRDEFVVATKFGADMQGTNGADHGVRGSRRYVRRAVEASLRRLRTDHLDLYQIHVPDEVTPVAETLAVLTELVQEGKVRYVGCSNFTGWQVADASWTAETRGLERFVSAQNRYSLLDRSLEREVVPVCERFGLGVLPFFPLEYGLLTGKYRRGEAAPDGSRAQLDPTRSQWLDRADWDRIEALEAYAAARDLTPTDVAIAGLAAQPAVGSVISGATRPDQVRTNAAAVRWQPTPEDLVELDAI, from the coding sequence ATGACCCCCTCGGAGATGACCTACCGTCCGCTCGGCGCCTCCGGACTCGTGGTGAGCGCCGTCGGCATCGGCTGCAACGCCTTCAGCCGCCGCGTCGACCAGGACGGCGTGTCGGCGATCCTCGACGCCGCCCAGGACACCGGCGTGACGCTGCTCGACACCGCCGACGTCTACGGCGCGGAGCCGGGCGCGAGCGAGTCGATGCTCGGCGAGGCGCTGCAGGGACGACGCGACGAGTTCGTGGTGGCCACCAAGTTCGGCGCCGACATGCAGGGCACCAACGGGGCCGACCACGGGGTGCGCGGGTCGCGCCGCTACGTCCGACGGGCCGTCGAGGCCAGCCTGCGCCGGCTGCGCACCGACCACCTGGACCTCTACCAGATCCACGTGCCCGACGAGGTGACGCCGGTGGCCGAGACGCTCGCCGTGCTGACCGAGCTCGTCCAGGAGGGCAAGGTCCGCTACGTCGGATGCTCCAACTTCACCGGCTGGCAGGTCGCCGACGCGTCGTGGACCGCCGAGACCCGCGGTCTGGAGCGATTCGTCTCGGCGCAGAACCGCTACTCCCTGCTCGACCGCTCGCTGGAGCGCGAGGTCGTCCCCGTGTGCGAGCGCTTCGGCCTCGGGGTGCTGCCGTTCTTCCCGCTGGAGTACGGCCTGCTGACCGGCAAGTACCGCCGCGGCGAGGCCGCCCCCGACGGCTCCCGCGCCCAGCTCGACCCCACCCGGTCCCAGTGGCTCGACCGCGCCGACTGGGACCGCATCGAGGCGCTCGAGGCGTACGCCGCCGCTCGCGACCTCACCCCCACCGACGTCGCCATCGCCGGTCTCGCCGCCCAGCCCGCGGTCGGCTCGGTCATCTCGGGCGCCACCCGTCCCGACCAGGTCCGCACCAACGCCGCCGCCGTCCGCTGGCAGCCCACCCCCGAGGACCTCGTCGAGCTGGACGCGATCTAG